The genome window GCGGCCCGTCTGGGCCTGAGCGCCCTTGAGAGCGACATTGCGCTGACCGCCACAGTGACGGACAGCCGCGAGGCCGCGCCCGGGGCTCTCTTTGTCTGCATCCCCGGCAGCAGGGTGGACGGGCATGACTATGTGCCTGCCGCCGTGGAGCTTGGGGCTTCTGCCGTGCTGGCCTCCCGGGCGCTGCCCGATGCGGGTGTGCCCGTGCTGGTTGTGGAAGATACGGTCAAGGCCCTTGGCAGCATAGCCGCCATGTGGCGCGACAAAACAACCGCTAAAGTTGTGGGCGTTACGGGCACTGCGGGCAAGACAACCCTTAAGGAAGTGTTGGCTCAGGTGCTTTCCGTGCGAGGCAAGACCGCCAAGAACGCCCTGAACAACAACAACCAGATAGGCATGCCCCGCGCCATGCTCGCCACTGACGGCGATGAAGATTTTTGGGTCATGGAGGCTGGCATCAGCCATGAGGGCGACATGGAAGAACTGTCGTCTGTCATGCGCCCTGACATTGGACTTATTCTCAACGTCGGCGCCGGGCATACAGAAGGCCTTGGCAGCAAGGGCGTAGCCTGGCACAAATCGCGCCTGCTCACAAATCTTGCCCCCAAGGGCATCGGCCTTGTGTGCGCCGATTATCCCGAACTTGTGCGCGAGGCCAGAGCCACCGGCGCGGAACTGCATTTTTTCAGCGCCGCAGGCAGGGCTGTGGAATACCGCGCCTCTTACGCAGGGCCAGCGCCCGCACAGGCCGACAGCCGCGATGATGCCGCAACGGGCGTTGACGCGCCGGACGACAGGCGCGGCCTGTACCACCTCTGGCTTGACGGCGCGCGTTGCGACGTTACCGCTCCTTTCAGGGGAGA of uncultured Desulfovibrio sp. contains these proteins:
- the murF gene encoding UDP-N-acetylmuramoyl-tripeptide--D-alanyl-D-alanine ligase, whose translation is MRLTYNEIAARLGLSALESDIALTATVTDSREAAPGALFVCIPGSRVDGHDYVPAAVELGASAVLASRALPDAGVPVLVVEDTVKALGSIAAMWRDKTTAKVVGVTGTAGKTTLKEVLAQVLSVRGKTAKNALNNNNQIGMPRAMLATDGDEDFWVMEAGISHEGDMEELSSVMRPDIGLILNVGAGHTEGLGSKGVAWHKSRLLTNLAPKGIGLVCADYPELVREARATGAELHFFSAAGRAVEYRASYAGPAPAQADSRDDAATGVDAPDDRRGLYHLWLDGARCDVTAPFRGEYGAENVIAVAAAAHLLGLSTAEIAQGLAQSELPVQRFNQARVGKWLLIDDTYNANPLSMRRMLDAAAERAAGRLFVPVLGEMLELGPQAEAEHEALGKHLAELKPAAVFWKGGHGENIRAGLTCGGYTGPWFEVYDAAAFAAAWGELTGNAFAENKTGGVALFKGSRGNRLECLLQTLTEPEAVRG